CTGGGAGCTCTCGTTGAAGTCGGAGAATCCGGCGCTCTCAGAAGCACCGAACAAGTCTGCCGAGCCCTGGCCGGCACCCCCGTCGCTCGAAGCCTGGGGTGCAATCGGGTCGGAGACCTCATCCACCAACAAAAACGCGTCGGCCGTATTCGGGCCGTCGCCAGGGACTTCGGCCGAGAGTTCGTCCGGGAGATGCGGCTCCGCGGTGATCAACGGGGGATCCCCCAGCGGATCGCCGCTTTCCAGCACGTCGTCCTCGCCGGTCAGCAGATCCTCGACGCTCGCGCCGCCGGATGCGGGTTCGAGGAGAACGGTTCCGTCGTGAGGGTCCACGGCCGAGGTGAAGAGATCGGCACCGGGTGCGAAGTCATCCGACGTCCGCGCATTCGCATCCGATTCGAAGTCGGCGCCGCCACTCGAACCCATGGGTTGCGAGTCAGAGGCCTGGCCCGCGTCGAGCGGCTCTCCGCCCATCAGCACCGTGGTCGGCGGACTGTCGAGCAGCGCCGCGTCGGCCGTGCCGCTCGGTGCCGTGACATCGTCTTCGAACAAGTCGTAGGGTTCCGGGCCTGCTCCTGGCGTCACCAGGCCTGTGAGGCCGAGCGGCTCGGGCTCTGCAGACGGATCGGTTTCAGCGACGACGGAGCTGCTTCCGAGTAGCGCATTCACCTGATCGACCAGGGCCTGGGCCTCGAACGGTTTGGTGATGTGGCCATCCGCACCGACCTCGTTCGCCTGGGCCTCGTCGAAGGTCTCGAAGGTGCCTGTCAACAAGAGCACGGGGATCCCGCTGAGAGCCGGATCACTCTTGATCGCGTGGCAGACCTCGTAGCCGGAGAGGCCGGGCATGACCACGTCGGCAAGGATGAGATCGGGGCGGAGCTCTCGCGCGCGGGATACGGCGTCATCGCCGTTGTCCACGGTTACGAGCTCCACGTCCTCATTGGCGAAGCTGATCCCGACGACCTTCTGGATCGTCACGCTGTCGTCTGCGAGAAGCAGGGTCTTGGGCATGTTCCCCCCCCTGGACGGCCAGTTGCTCGGGTACCGGGGCGCTCCTGCGCCGCGGGCCGTGGCGGTCCCTACGCCGGTTCTATCGTCGGCTTCGAGCCAGGGATTGACCCCTTTTCTCACCCGACCCGACCGGAACCGCCTCCAGCCTAGAGGCCTCGGCCCTGGCCCGCACCCGGTCCCCCCCCCCAAAGGTCAAGTCGATCGTCGCCATACCCGATACGCTGCCGGAAGGGGCGCATGCCGCCCCTCGGAGTGAAGATGATCCTGAGAGCGGCAGCAGCGAGCGACGTCGGACACCGACGCAAGCACAATGAGGATCGGTACGCCTTGGCACCGGAGTTGGGCCTGTATGTGGTGGCGGACGGCATGGGGGGCCATACCGCGGGGCAGGTCGCCAGTGAGTTGGCCGCCGAAGCCTCGCTGAAGGCGATCCAGACCCTGGACGGTGCAGCCGCCACCCTGACCGAGAAGCTCCGCTACGCCGTCGCTTCCGCCAACCGTTCGATCTTCAGCACCGCCGAGAAACGGCCCGAGTACGCCGGGATGGGAACCACCATCGTGATGATCCTCGCGGAGGGCGAGCGTGCGGCCCTGGCCCACGTGGGAGACAGCCGCGCCTACCGGGTGCGAGCCGGTGCCATCCGCCAGCTATCCGACGACCATTCCATTGTCGGTGATCTTCTGCGCCGCAATCAGATCACCGAGGACGATGCCAAGGAGCATCCCCATCGTCACGTTCTGACCCGGGCGCTCGGCGTTCGCGAGAGCGTCGAACCGGATCTTGCAGAAATCTCGCCCGCACTTGGCGATGTCTTCGTGCTCTGCTCCGACGGCTTGACGAATCACGTCGACGATCACGAGATCGCGAAGATGGCGACGGATATCGAGGATCTCCAGGAACTCTGCGAATCCCTCGTGGACCTCGCGAATGCTCGCGGTGGCGAGGACAACACCACGGTGATTGCCGCGCGGTGCTGCCCCTCCTGATCGGATCCGTCCTGCTCGCATCCATCTAGCGAGCGGGAAGGGCGGACGAAGCGCTACTCGCTCTCGAGCGTGTTCTTGAGCTTGCTGCGCAGGCGGAGCGCGGACTTGGTGTGGATCTGGCATACCCGGGATTCGGTGATCCCGAGAATGTTGCCGATCTCCTTCATGTTCAAGTCCTCGTAGTAGTACAGCGAGATGACCAGGCGCTCCTTCTCGGGAAGCATCGCGATGGTGTCGGCGATCAGGCCTTTCATCTCGTGGAGCTTGAAGGTCGAGAACGGGTTCTCGGCGTTCACGTCTTCGATGATGTCGGCGAAGGAGCCCGTGCGGTCGCCGTCCTGGCCGCCGCCGCGGATCTCCTCGAGGTTGACGAGCGAGATGCCGCGTACCTGATTCATCAGCTCGTGAAACTTCTCGATCTGCAGGCCGAGCGAGTCGGCGACCTCGTCTTCGTTGGCCTGGCGGCCGAGACGCTGCTCCACCTCGCCGTAGGCGCGCTCGAGCTTGCGGCTCTTCTGGCGCACGCTACGCGGCACCCAGTCGAGTGAACGGAGTTGGTCGAGGATCGCGCCCTTGATCCGAAACTCCGCATACGTCTTGAACTTGCAGTTCTTGCCGGGATCGTATTTGTCGATCGCATCCATCAGTCCGATCACACCCGTGTTGTGCAGATCGTCCAGGTCGATATGCGAGGGCAGTCTGACAGCGATCCGGTTGACGATGTACCGGATGAGCGGTGCGTGCTCGAGGACGATGGCTTCCTTCAGGTCTCCCGGGATATCTCCATGCTTCTCTCTCGCGTCACGCAACTGAGCTTCCATTCGATTCTCCACCTTCCGCGCGGGCTGTTGCCGCATCTGGCCTCGGGTTCTGGCAGGCGACCCTTCCTGCCGACCCGTTGCACTTCGACTGCGGGTCAAAGCAGGCGTCGTGCCAATGTCCCGGTTCTCGGACGGGGAACACCGGGGGGGCTGCCGAAGCG
This window of the bacterium genome carries:
- a CDS encoding FliA/WhiG family RNA polymerase sigma factor, translated to MEAQLRDAREKHGDIPGDLKEAIVLEHAPLIRYIVNRIAVRLPSHIDLDDLHNTGVIGLMDAIDKYDPGKNCKFKTYAEFRIKGAILDQLRSLDWVPRSVRQKSRKLERAYGEVEQRLGRQANEDEVADSLGLQIEKFHELMNQVRGISLVNLEEIRGGGQDGDRTGSFADIIEDVNAENPFSTFKLHEMKGLIADTIAMLPEKERLVISLYYYEDLNMKEIGNILGITESRVCQIHTKSALRLRSKLKNTLESE
- a CDS encoding Stp1/IreP family PP2C-type Ser/Thr phosphatase; its protein translation is MPPLGVKMILRAAAASDVGHRRKHNEDRYALAPELGLYVVADGMGGHTAGQVASELAAEASLKAIQTLDGAAATLTEKLRYAVASANRSIFSTAEKRPEYAGMGTTIVMILAEGERAALAHVGDSRAYRVRAGAIRQLSDDHSIVGDLLRRNQITEDDAKEHPHRHVLTRALGVRESVEPDLAEISPALGDVFVLCSDGLTNHVDDHEIAKMATDIEDLQELCESLVDLANARGGEDNTTVIAARCCPS